One stretch of Microplitis mediator isolate UGA2020A chromosome 9, iyMicMedi2.1, whole genome shotgun sequence DNA includes these proteins:
- the LOC130674875 gene encoding uncharacterized protein LOC130674875, giving the protein MHKVHTRYRYFIQLIVFILINHANGIDYGLYRNDTVPSLVSVSSKVPTLESLLEGQLSSPVNTPQLITEHLLQYGGLVRSQLLAKLGSQLYNSNEDLTITELTALNDIYQQTLERKYNLLSILPTSNSTLQEICANLKTPSLISSAKICQKITKRINLTFPPLSVEKIPPNLSIDAIFTQLKNNKLELTNNLFVGLLLHIPFNNYDAKTHNSLRHLIYSLINSNLNINNNNNNTNYSSITELIRSNLNAINSYELIPFAKYLSEQLNTELLPINSNIESLSAIFDNDKINLKYLLETILPNDTLDKDLIEAKTYLRHKLDGVKNWDINQLIGSEKYEYLRPDELLIALFDKLIDIDYLRDIASALKIDAHFWHKSHMIENLNDLLDLFDSYNNLRGINDYRELTRTIGRIKHYLVNSKNVTIELMCTRPRACLKEGLKMVRDCKGINEETKILINTFFEQSKDCSDCLRSDCKINDVTESQNGGELEMATTEKSGVTIGDCENSEDCEDNDVKSTLGYNYEKLKKIKKIKIKEHEEKENIEVTTESTQTTKSFRTLEEDKSERPILEILEKSKLEVTENPIVEMTESPIVLPKIESIPIESIKLDAPCTTPDCMEKPACTTPDCMEKLTCTTPDCMEKPACTTPDCMEKPACTTPDCMEKPACTTPDCMEKPACTTPDCMEKPACTTPDCMEKPACTTPDCMEKPACTTPDCMEKPACTTPDCMEKPSCTTPDCMEKPSCTTPDCMEKPACTTPDCMEKPACTTPDCMEKPACTTPDCMEKPACTTPDCMEKPACTTPDCMEKPACTTPDCMEKPACTTPDCTEKPACTTPDCMEKPACTTPDCMEKPACTTPDCMEKPACTTPDCTEKPACTTPDCMEKPACTTPDCMEKPACTTPDCMEKPACTTPDCMEKPACTTPDCLEKLTCTTPDCMEKPQISTKPIVEKPKTKIICHHRDPYHRKKIRKLNKIRNLSKVKLVSNSEPTEKINVTTNNNNNVNIVNSGYSVAMEEKNKLKINETVNKVKLNPILEKMVKKKSDIIHNAGSHLLGGKFGLRRENSARNLNSNVNVNSNSNKNSEQLKTRIFDSDESMSKNSDSSDSSSNSDSNLNENEREHSNYYKNLKKKKSKKYSKKYKKSNNMRKKSHKKMSYYNEEIKEEKKNYKNRESIESIRKNKSKKSRNHEEKKLRSRNENVNNNDNELRENSTRANGTLAANRMLDVDMTKFFNFEVKRDEKVKVKSRRDKRDVNVRINEKKSDDENENTNLVRRASEKSGISSKNESDLNKKNSTESGRRYMDLSMPKFFNFEIKRDETVTKTKKTKRSIPKFIRNSTDYDQVNNRMFDITAPKFFNVEFKRDETITEE; this is encoded by the exons ATGCATAAAGTACACACAAGATATCGTTATTTTATTCAGTTAATcgtctttattttaattaatcatgcaaat GGTATAGATTACGGCCTTTATCGCAATGACACTGTACCATCTTTAGTCTCCGTGTCATCAAAGGTCCCCACGCTCGAATCGCTTCTCGAGGGTCAATTATCTTCTCCAGTAAACACACCGCAATTAATTACCGAACATCTACTACAATATGGCGGACTAGTGCGATCTCAATTGCTCGCAAAACTCGGCTCCCAACTCTACAACAGCAACGAGGATCTCACAATAACTGAACTTACGGCTCTGAATGACATCTACCAGCAAACACTCGAGCGAAAATACAATTTGCTCTCAATTTTACCGACCTCGAATTCAACTCTTCAGGAAATCTGCGCTAACCTAAAAACACCATCATTAATTTCGAGCGCtaaaatttgtcaaaaaataactaaaaggattaatttaacttttccCCCACTATCAGTagaaaaaattccaccaaATTTATCTATCGACGCCATTTTTACGCaactcaaaaataataaattagagttaacaaataatttattcgtcGGCCTGTTACTTCACATTCCATTTAATAATTACGATGCAAAAACTCATAATTCACTTCGTCACTTGATTTATTCtcttattaattcaaatttaaatatcaataataataataataatacaaattattcATCAATTACCGAATTAATTCGTAGTAATTTAAATGCAATAAATTCTTACGAATTAATTCCATTTGCAAAATATTTATCCGAGCAATTGAATACCGAATTGCTACCAATTAATTCGAATATCGAGTCATTAAGCGCAATATTCGATAAcgacaaaataaatttgaaatatttattagagacCATTTTACCCAACGATACGTTGGACAAAGATTTGATTGAAGCGAAAACTTATTTGCGTCATAAATTGGATGGCGTCAAAAATTGGgacattaatcaattaatcgGATCCGAAAAATACGAATATTTGAGACCAGACGAATTATTAATCGCGTTGTTTGACAAATTAATTGACATTGACTACTTACGCGATATCGCGAGTGCGTTAAAAATTGACGCTCACTTTTGGCACAAAAGTCAcatgattgaaaatttaaacgaTTTGTTGGATTTATTCGattcttataataatttacgGGGAATTAATGACTACAGAGAATTAACTCGAACAATCGGAAGAATAAAACACTATTTGGTTAATAGTAAAAATGTAACGATTGAGTTAATGTGCACGAGACCGAGGGCCTGTTTGAAAGAGGGATTAAAAATGGTTAGAGATTGCAAAGGCATTAATgaagaaacaaaaatattaattaatacattttttgaacaatCAAAAGATTGCTCAGATTGTTTGAGATctgattgtaaaattaatgatgTTACTGAATCACAAAATGGCGGCGAGCTCGAAATGGCGACTACTGAAAAGAGCGGGGTTACTATTGGAGATTGTGAAAATAGTGAAGATTGTGAGGACAATGATGTAAAATCGACGTTAggttataattatgaaaaattgaagaaaataaagaaaataaaaataaaagaacatGAGGAAAAGGAAAATATTGAAGTTACAACGGAAAGTACTCAAACGACGAAAAGTTTTAGAACTCTTGAGGAAGATAAATCGGAAAGACCTATATTAGAAATTTTGGAAAAGTCTAAATTGGAAGTTACGGAAAATCCAATAGTAGAAATGACGGAGAGTCCGATTGTTTTGCCGAAAATAGAATCAATACCGATCGAGTCAATAAAGTTAGATGCACCTTGTACTACGCCAGATTGTATGGAAAAACCTGCTTGTACTACACCAGATTGTATGGAAAAACTAACTTGTACTACCCCAGATTGTATGGAAAAACCTGCTTGTACTACACCAGATTGTATGGAAAAACCGGCTTGCACGACACCTGACTGCATGGAAAAACCAGCATGTACTACCCCAGATTGTATGGAAAAACCTGCTTGTACTACACCAGATTGCATGGAAAAACCTGCTTGTACTACACCAGATTGTATGGAAAAACCAGCTTGCACGACACCTGACTGCATGGAAAAACCAGCATGTACTACCCCAGATTGTATGGAAAAACCTGCTTGTACTACACCAGATTGTATGGAAAAACCTTCTTGTACTACACCAGATTGTATGGAAAAACCTTCTTGTACTACACCAGATTGTATGGAAAAACCAGCATGCACTACTCCAGATTGCATGGAAAAACCAGCTTGCACGACACCTGACTGCATGGAAAAACCAGCATGCACTACCCCAGATTGCATGGAAAAACCTGCTTGTACTACACCAGATTGTATGGAAAAACCTGCTTGTACTACACCAGATTGCATGGAAAAACCTGCTTGTACTACACCAGATTGCATGGAAAAACCTGCTTGCACTACACCAGATTGTACGGAAAAACCGGCTTGCACGACACCTGACTGTATGGAAAAACCAGCATGTACTACCCCAGATTGTATGGAAAAACCTGCTTGTACTACACCAGATTGCATGGAAAAACCTGCTTGCACTACACCAGATTGTACGGAAAAACCGGCTTGCACGACACCTGACTGTATGGAAAAACCAGCATGTACTACCCCAGATTGTATGGAAAAACCTGCTTGCACTACTCCAGATTGCATGGAAAAACCTGCTTGTACTACACCAGATTGTATGGAAAAACCTGCTTGCACAACACCAGATTGCTTGGAAAAGCTAACTTGTACTACACCTGATTGCATGGAAAAACCTCAAATTTCCACCAAACCGATCGTTGAAAAACCAAAAACCAAAATAATCTGCCATCATCGCGATCCATAccatcgtaaaaaaattcgaaagttgaataaaattcgtaatttATCAAAAGTTAAACTGGTTTCGAATTCCGAGCcgactgaaaaaataaatgttacgactaataataataataatgtgaaTATTGTTAATAGCGGATACTCAGTCGCaatggaagaaaaaaataaattaaaaataaacgagacagtaaataaagtaaaattgaatccgattttagaaaaaatggttaaaaaaaaatctgacatTATTCATAATGCAGGTTCGCATCTTTTAGGCGGTAAATTCGGATTAAGGCGCGAAAATTCggcaagaaatttaaattcaaatgtgAATGTTAATTCGAATTCCAATAAAAATTCTGAACAATTAAAAACTCGAATTTTCGATTCCGACGAATCGATGAGCAAAAATTCCGACAGTTCAGACAGTAGTTCGAATTCcgattcaaatttgaatgaaaatgaaCGCGAGcattcaaattattacaaaaatttgaaaaaaaaaaaatctaaaaaatattcgaagaaatacaaaaaatcgaataacatgagaaaaaaaagtcataaaaaaatgagttattACAATGAGGAAATaaaagaagagaaaaaaaattacaaaaatcgTGAAAGTATTGAatcaattagaaaaaataaatcaaaaaaatcgagaaatcatgaggaaaaaaaattaaggagcagaaatgaaaatgtaaataataacgaTAACGAATTACGTGAAAATTCGACGCGGGCTAATGGCACTTTGGCCGCCAATCGAATGTTGGATGTGGacatgacaaaattttttaattttgaggtTAAGAGGGACGAAAAAGTGAAAGTGAAGTCACGCCGTGATAAACGGGACGTTAATGTccgaataaatgaaaaaaaatccgacgACGAGAACGAAAACACAAATTTGGTCCGTCGAGCCAGCGAAAAAAGTGGAATTTCGAGTAAAAATGAGTcagatttgaataaaaaaaactcaactGAATCTGGGAGACGTTATATGGATCTGAGTAtgccaaaattttttaattttgaaataaaaagagaTGAAACTGTgacgaaaactaaaaaaactaaaagatcGATCcctaaatttattagaaattctACTGATTACGATCAAGTGAATAACAGAATGTTTGATATCACGGctcctaaattttttaatgttgagTTCAAACGGGACGAGACAATTACTGAGGAATAa
- the LOC130674418 gene encoding uncharacterized protein LOC130674418, with protein MSHDYLFECQRAELLGQAPPTEEEWNQKCKINFDNDNNQDNNDDAEKLEQSDESIKRVGGGLDELNSILSATQKKINRFKTVCGSLGSLLKVTGYSRNATPEHQPQSSAIDNENSDKTEENDEILTIETADNENSEENNIEKNYNSSSKKIDINEKMGSHLDKLDSLITKAENAQYSMQHQTKQMKKILKK; from the exons ATGTCGCacgattatttatttgagtGTCAAAGGGCTGAATTATTGGGCCAGGCCCCGCCGACTGAGGAAGAGTGGaatcaaaaatgtaaaattaattttgataatgataataatcagGATAATAATGATGACGCTGAG aaattggAACAAAGTGACGAAAGTATAAAACGTGTTGGTGGTGGGTTAGatgaattaaattcaatacTAAGTgctacgcaaaaaaaaataaatcgatttaag accgTGTGCGGAAGTCTAGGATCGCTTTTAAAAGTAACAGGATACTCGCGCAACGCGACACCAGAACATCAGCCGCAATCATCAGCAATCGATAATGAAAACAGTGATAAGACAGAAGAAAATGACGAAATATTGACGATTGAAACAGCCGACAATGAAAATTCCGAGGAAaataatatcgaaaaaaattataattcatcatctaaaaaaatcgatatcaATGAAAAAATGGGATCTCATTTGGATAAACTTGATTCGCTGATAACAAAAGCTGAAAATGCGCAGTACAGTATGCAGCATCAGACAAAacagatgaaaaaaattcttaaaaaataa